The following coding sequences lie in one Sphingomonas sp. M1-B02 genomic window:
- a CDS encoding glucoamylase family protein, translating into MITRRSLLARSSILVAGGAAGACTPATGVRTASSQSTLIDETAERTFRFFWDTTNPRNGLVPDRWPSRPFASIAAVGFALTAYPIGVERGWVSREQALERTLTTLRFFWNAPQGPAATGVSGHKGFFYHFLDMETGHRFGRTELSSVDTSLLLGGILFAASYFTGASPAEREIRDLAGKIHARVDWRWMQARAPFVCMGWHPESGFIPSDWKGYNEAMLVYLLGLGAPDPARRLGPEAWTAWTATYPNSWRGEGGSRHLAFAPHFGHQYSHSWIDFRGIRDAMMRDAGMDYFENSRRATYAQRDYAIRNPMGWKGYSADIWGLTACDGPLGGTHRIDGQPRQFRTYSARGPLGLPDEFDDGTLAPTAALASIAFAPEIVLPCATAMHARYGRKLYGKYGFLDSFNPTLAGAGLPVEKGAVDPELGWFDDEYLGIDQGPILAMIANHQDDFVWRYMRKSAPIRDGLLRAGFGGGWLA; encoded by the coding sequence TTGATTACCCGCCGTTCGCTACTCGCCCGCAGCTCCATCCTGGTGGCGGGGGGCGCGGCCGGCGCCTGTACGCCCGCGACCGGTGTCCGCACCGCGTCGTCGCAGAGCACGCTGATCGACGAGACGGCCGAACGAACCTTCCGATTCTTCTGGGACACCACCAACCCCCGCAACGGCCTAGTGCCCGATCGCTGGCCGAGTCGCCCCTTCGCCAGCATCGCCGCGGTCGGCTTCGCGCTGACCGCCTATCCGATCGGCGTCGAGCGTGGCTGGGTGAGCCGCGAGCAGGCGCTCGAGCGGACGCTGACGACGCTGCGATTCTTCTGGAACGCGCCGCAGGGACCCGCCGCCACCGGCGTCAGCGGGCATAAGGGCTTCTTCTACCATTTCCTCGACATGGAGACCGGGCACCGCTTCGGGCGGACCGAGCTGTCGTCGGTGGACACCAGCCTGTTGCTCGGTGGCATCCTGTTCGCCGCGAGCTACTTCACCGGCGCGTCGCCCGCAGAGCGCGAGATCCGCGACCTGGCCGGCAAGATCCATGCGCGAGTCGACTGGCGCTGGATGCAGGCGCGCGCGCCTTTTGTCTGCATGGGCTGGCATCCCGAGAGCGGGTTCATCCCGTCCGACTGGAAGGGCTATAACGAGGCGATGCTGGTCTATCTGCTCGGGCTCGGCGCGCCCGATCCGGCGCGGCGACTCGGGCCCGAGGCATGGACCGCCTGGACCGCGACCTATCCGAACAGCTGGCGCGGGGAGGGCGGCAGCCGCCACCTGGCGTTCGCCCCCCATTTCGGACACCAGTATAGCCACAGCTGGATCGACTTCCGCGGCATCCGCGACGCCATGATGCGCGATGCGGGCATGGACTATTTCGAAAATAGCCGCCGCGCGACTTATGCCCAGCGCGACTATGCCATCCGCAACCCGATGGGGTGGAAAGGCTATTCGGCCGATATCTGGGGCCTGACCGCCTGCGACGGCCCGCTGGGCGGCACCCACAGGATCGACGGTCAGCCGCGCCAGTTCCGCACTTACTCGGCGCGCGGCCCGCTCGGGCTGCCCGACGAATTCGACGACGGCACGCTGGCGCCGACCGCGGCGCTCGCCTCGATCGCCTTCGCGCCCGAGATCGTATTGCCCTGCGCCACGGCGATGCATGCGCGCTATGGACGCAAGCTCTATGGGAAATACGGCTTTCTCGACAGCTTCAATCCGACGCTGGCGGGGGCGGGGCTTCCAGTCGAGAAGGGTGCGGTCGATCCCGAACTCGGCTGGTTCGACGACGAATATCTGGGAATCGACCAGGGTCCGATCCTGGCGATGATCGCCAACCATCAGGATGATTTCGTCTGGAGGTATATGCGCAAGTCCGCACCGATCCGTGACGGGCTGCTGCGCGCAGGGTTCGGCGGAGGTTGGCTGGCGTGA
- a CDS encoding discoidin domain-containing protein, which yields MLGALLLAAAAAPQAIERFDTIEGWSAQASDGVSSRIASVPGQQGKALRLSYDFGRVSGYAFARKVLPVIFPENYELRFRVRGTGGVNDLQLKFVDASGENVWWYQIVNFRPGAAWQTVRVRRRDLSFAWGPKTDKVLRRTASLELVVVRGRDGGAGHVEIDELELEPLPANPPAPAAPALSDSRAMDGAVATSAPLTSRRPLVIDFGGPRELGGLVLHWAQGSAPRAYRIEGSDDRKRWRTLRTVQNGNGGEDPLPLPATEVRALRIVPEDAASLAEVTLKPVEWGANLNAFTLTAAKTAPRGAYPRGFVEQSYWTLAGADGALDSGLINEDGAIEVGKGGFSIEPFVIEGGRRFSWADVTARHSLEDGYLPLPHVEWAGPGWTLDSALVADPVSQAGRLAAQYRLTNEGATERRLTLMLALRPYQVNPAAQFLSQQGGVSPIGRIVTQGTAVTVTAPGAIDGDADVVRRLRLGRAPGRAAFGTFDSGDAIDRAPLDATSIEDPQRMASAALRYDVVLKPGESFTLPLLIGAKGEPLPAAYDGSAHSALHGAAVSYWRARLGEVDIRLPAAFGHIGDTVRSATAQMLMSRAGPMLKPGTRSYNRSWIRDGAMISDGLLRLGIDQPAIDYADWYSNYLFENGKVPCCVDFRGADPVPENDSHGQYIHLLTQLYRFTGDRSRLEAGWPKLLAAQRYMEGLRQSERTPANQIPERRMLYGLMPPSISHEGYSAKPQYSLWDDFWALRGYKDAAFAATVLGKPEAKAIAAQRDEFQTDLHAAIRAAAVHWKIDYIPGATSLGDLDATSTTMAFDPAGEADRLDPQQLRRTFERYWANFVARRDGKIAWADYTPYELRTVSAFVRLGWRKRANEALEFFLRDRRPQAWNGWAEVVGRDPREIRFIGDMPHAWVASDYIRSALDLFAYEKDDRIVLGAGLSPEMLAGEGAAIRGLRTSVGTLDFGMRTDATRLLVTLGGSARPAGGYLLPWPLSGSPGAARIDGKPARFEAKGLTIPTGAKRVEVRLR from the coding sequence ATGCTCGGCGCGCTGCTGCTCGCCGCCGCCGCGGCGCCGCAGGCGATCGAGCGGTTCGACACGATCGAGGGCTGGAGCGCGCAGGCATCCGACGGGGTGAGTTCGCGCATCGCCTCGGTCCCGGGCCAGCAGGGCAAGGCGCTGCGGCTCAGCTACGATTTCGGGCGGGTGTCGGGATATGCCTTCGCACGCAAAGTCTTGCCCGTTATCTTTCCAGAGAATTACGAACTGCGTTTCCGCGTTCGGGGGACCGGCGGGGTCAATGATCTGCAGTTGAAGTTCGTCGATGCCTCGGGCGAGAATGTCTGGTGGTATCAGATCGTCAACTTCCGCCCGGGCGCCGCGTGGCAGACGGTGCGCGTGCGGCGGCGCGACCTGAGCTTCGCCTGGGGGCCGAAGACCGACAAGGTCTTGCGCCGAACCGCGTCGCTGGAACTGGTCGTGGTGCGCGGCCGCGACGGCGGGGCCGGGCATGTCGAGATCGACGAGCTGGAACTGGAGCCGCTCCCGGCGAACCCGCCGGCACCTGCCGCGCCCGCCCTTTCGGACTCGCGGGCGATGGACGGCGCGGTCGCCACCAGCGCTCCGCTGACCAGCCGCCGTCCGCTGGTGATCGACTTCGGCGGTCCGCGCGAGCTTGGAGGGCTGGTGCTGCACTGGGCGCAAGGCTCCGCGCCGCGTGCCTATCGCATCGAAGGCAGCGACGATCGGAAGCGCTGGCGCACGCTGCGGACGGTCCAGAACGGCAATGGCGGCGAGGATCCGCTGCCGCTGCCCGCTACCGAGGTCCGGGCGCTGCGGATCGTGCCCGAGGACGCCGCGTCGCTCGCCGAAGTGACCCTCAAGCCGGTGGAATGGGGCGCCAACCTCAATGCCTTCACCCTCACGGCTGCCAAGACAGCGCCGCGCGGCGCCTATCCGCGCGGCTTCGTCGAGCAAAGCTATTGGACGCTGGCGGGCGCCGACGGCGCGCTCGATAGCGGGCTGATCAACGAGGATGGCGCGATCGAGGTGGGCAAGGGCGGCTTCTCGATCGAGCCCTTCGTGATCGAAGGCGGCAGGCGCTTCTCCTGGGCGGACGTGACGGCGCGGCACAGCCTGGAGGATGGCTATCTGCCCTTGCCGCATGTCGAATGGGCAGGCCCCGGCTGGACGCTCGACAGTGCGCTGGTCGCGGATCCGGTGTCGCAGGCCGGGCGGCTGGCAGCGCAGTATCGGCTGACCAACGAGGGCGCTACCGAACGGCGGCTGACGCTGATGCTGGCGCTGCGCCCCTATCAGGTGAACCCCGCGGCGCAGTTTCTGAGCCAGCAGGGCGGGGTCAGCCCGATCGGCAGAATCGTCACGCAGGGCACTGCGGTGACCGTAACCGCGCCCGGCGCGATCGACGGCGATGCGGACGTGGTGCGCCGGCTGCGGCTGGGGCGTGCGCCGGGGCGGGCGGCCTTCGGCACGTTCGACTCGGGCGATGCGATCGATCGGGCTCCTTTGGACGCTACCTCGATCGAGGATCCGCAACGCATGGCGTCCGCAGCGTTGCGCTATGACGTCGTGCTCAAGCCGGGGGAGAGCTTCACGCTTCCGCTGCTGATCGGCGCCAAAGGCGAGCCGCTACCAGCCGCCTATGATGGCAGTGCCCATAGCGCGCTCCATGGTGCGGCCGTTTCCTACTGGCGTGCGAGATTGGGGGAGGTGGACATCCGCCTGCCCGCGGCGTTTGGCCATATCGGCGATACGGTGCGCAGCGCGACCGCGCAGATGCTGATGAGCCGCGCCGGGCCGATGCTGAAGCCGGGCACGCGCTCCTATAATCGCAGCTGGATCCGCGATGGCGCCATGATTTCCGACGGGCTGTTGCGGCTGGGGATCGATCAGCCCGCGATCGACTATGCCGACTGGTATTCCAACTATCTGTTCGAAAATGGCAAGGTGCCCTGCTGCGTCGATTTCCGCGGCGCCGATCCGGTGCCCGAGAATGACAGCCATGGCCAATATATCCACCTGCTGACCCAGCTCTATCGCTTCACCGGCGACAGGAGCCGGCTCGAGGCGGGATGGCCCAAGCTGCTGGCGGCGCAACGCTATATGGAAGGGCTGCGCCAATCCGAGCGGACGCCGGCGAACCAGATTCCCGAGCGACGCATGCTCTATGGCCTGATGCCGCCGTCGATCAGCCATGAGGGCTATTCGGCCAAGCCCCAATACAGCCTGTGGGACGATTTCTGGGCGCTGCGCGGCTACAAGGATGCGGCTTTTGCGGCGACCGTCCTCGGCAAGCCCGAGGCCAAGGCGATCGCCGCGCAGCGCGACGAATTCCAGACCGATCTGCACGCGGCGATCCGCGCGGCGGCGGTGCACTGGAAGATCGACTATATCCCGGGCGCCACGAGCCTGGGCGATCTCGACGCCACCTCCACCACGATGGCGTTCGACCCCGCGGGCGAGGCAGACCGGCTCGATCCGCAGCAATTGCGCCGGACGTTCGAGCGCTATTGGGCTAACTTCGTCGCACGGCGCGACGGGAAGATCGCCTGGGCGGATTATACGCCTTATGAACTGCGCACGGTCTCGGCCTTCGTTCGGCTCGGCTGGCGGAAGCGGGCGAACGAGGCGCTGGAATTCTTCTTACGCGATCGACGGCCACAGGCCTGGAACGGCTGGGCCGAAGTGGTCGGCCGCGATCCGCGCGAGATCCGCTTCATCGGCGATATGCCGCATGCCTGGGTGGCCTCGGACTATATTCGCTCGGCGCTCGATCTGTTCGCTTACGAGAAAGACGACAGGATCGTGCTCGGCGCCGGATTGTCGCCCGAAATGCTGGCGGGGGAGGGCGCTGCGATCCGCGGGTTGCGCACCTCGGTCGGCACGCTGGATTTCGGCATGAGGACAGACGCGACGCGGCTGCTCGTGACGCTGGGCGGTTCGGCTCGACCTGCGGGCGGCTACCTCCTCCCCTGGCCGTTATCGGGCAGCCCGGGCGCGGCGCGGATCGACGGCAAGCCCGCGCGCTTCGAGGCCAAGGGCCTGACGATCCCGACGGGTGCGAAGCGCGTTGAGGTCAGGCTGCGCTGA
- a CDS encoding DUF6894 family protein, translated as MPNYRFHVLNDIDAPAEESEQHANLAVAHLKAIEYARDLASAAVRLGKLDLKHRIDIEDEEGKVLMSVTFGDSIEVSR; from the coding sequence ATGCCCAATTATCGTTTCCACGTCCTGAACGACATCGATGCCCCGGCCGAAGAGAGCGAACAGCACGCAAACCTCGCGGTCGCGCACCTCAAGGCGATCGAATATGCGCGCGACCTCGCCTCGGCCGCGGTGCGGCTGGGCAAGCTGGACCTGAAGCATCGCATCGACATCGAGGACGAGGAAGGCAAGGTCCTGATGTCGGTCACCTTCGGCGACTCGATCGAGGTTTCCCGCTGA
- a CDS encoding Crp/Fnr family transcriptional regulator, giving the protein MPRPDTTELQLFAERLTARSVLSEEERQAILTLPTHVIHVARKHDFAYINEETSYASLIASGIVGRFGEGPSGARQITAFHLPGDIVDLHSAVRPVGIGGLSALCDTTILRIPHAAIRGVAARYPAIAEAFWRDCMFDAAVLMQWIVNVGRRDARTRLAHIFCEMAIRCGNDREVLTEYAFPVTQEQLGDAAALTPVHVNRSLKTLKSLMTIRGGHVDIHDWDGLARVGEFDSAYLVADMAPERNGRLLAVA; this is encoded by the coding sequence ATGCCTCGCCCAGACACCACAGAACTGCAACTTTTCGCCGAGCGCCTCACGGCGCGGTCGGTCCTGAGCGAGGAGGAGCGACAGGCCATTCTCACGCTGCCGACCCACGTGATCCACGTCGCCCGGAAGCATGATTTCGCCTATATCAACGAAGAGACTTCCTATGCCAGCCTGATCGCCTCGGGCATCGTCGGTCGCTTCGGCGAAGGTCCGAGCGGCGCGCGGCAAATCACCGCTTTCCATCTGCCGGGTGATATCGTCGATCTCCACTCGGCGGTTCGACCCGTTGGCATTGGCGGGTTGAGCGCGCTTTGCGACACCACGATCCTGCGCATTCCGCACGCGGCGATCCGTGGGGTGGCGGCGCGCTATCCCGCCATCGCCGAAGCATTCTGGCGCGACTGCATGTTCGACGCCGCCGTGTTGATGCAGTGGATCGTGAATGTCGGCCGGCGCGACGCCAGGACCCGGCTCGCGCACATCTTTTGCGAGATGGCGATCCGTTGCGGCAATGATCGCGAGGTGCTGACCGAATATGCCTTTCCGGTGACCCAGGAACAGCTCGGCGATGCGGCGGCGCTCACGCCAGTGCATGTCAATCGGTCGCTCAAGACGCTGAAGAGTCTGATGACGATCCGCGGGGGGCATGTGGACATCCACGACTGGGATGGCCTTGCGCGCGTGGGCGAATTCGATTCCGCCTATCTGGTGGCCGACATGGCCCCCGAGCGCAACGGGCGATTGCTCGCCGTCGCTTGA
- a CDS encoding DoxX family membrane protein translates to MLFGLASTGLGLIGLLRGEFTMVWHPVPDVVRSQVWLAYAGASLFTLAGIALQRRQSVPAAATILFALYLLFALSWLRRVAAFPSLIGTWLGFCEQLALALGAVAAMLIAGKKAPGAVAACRIAFGLCELVFGLAHFLSLAETVSMTPAWLPPGPGFWAMATGALHFGAGVALIVGFRAEAAARLLAAMFLSFGAFVWAPRVFADPSAAIGWSGSAINLAMAGAVWALADLLASHRPAPVHARAG, encoded by the coding sequence ATGCTCTTCGGCTTGGCGTCCACGGGACTGGGCCTGATCGGCCTGTTGCGCGGCGAGTTCACGATGGTGTGGCATCCGGTGCCGGACGTCGTGCGCAGCCAGGTCTGGCTCGCTTACGCCGGCGCGTCGCTGTTCACCCTCGCCGGCATCGCGCTCCAACGCCGGCAGTCCGTGCCCGCCGCGGCAACGATTCTCTTCGCGCTCTATTTGCTCTTCGCCTTGTCCTGGCTCCGGCGAGTTGCAGCCTTTCCGTCGCTCATCGGCACCTGGCTCGGCTTCTGCGAGCAGCTTGCCCTCGCCCTCGGCGCCGTCGCGGCGATGCTGATCGCGGGCAAGAAAGCGCCAGGGGCGGTCGCGGCCTGCCGCATCGCCTTCGGTCTGTGCGAGCTCGTCTTCGGCCTGGCCCATTTCCTGAGCCTCGCCGAGACGGTCTCGATGACCCCGGCCTGGCTTCCGCCCGGCCCAGGCTTCTGGGCAATGGCCACGGGCGCACTCCATTTCGGTGCGGGCGTGGCCTTGATCGTCGGCTTCAGGGCCGAAGCGGCTGCGCGCCTTCTAGCGGCGATGTTCTTGTCGTTCGGGGCCTTCGTATGGGCGCCCCGGGTCTTCGCCGATCCCTCGGCGGCAATCGGCTGGAGCGGTAGCGCGATCAATCTCGCAATGGCCGGCGCGGTATGGGCGCTCGCCGATCTATTGGCATCGCACCGGCCCGCCCCCGTGCATGCCAGGGCCGGATGA
- the ispH gene encoding 4-hydroxy-3-methylbut-2-enyl diphosphate reductase → MLGARGGDSEPRLHIVLAKPRGFCAGVVRAIDIVERALEREQGPVYVRHEIVHNRHVVDKLRRKGAVFVDDLSEVPAGALTIFSAHGVPRAVEQDAVRRGLPVIDATCPLVTKVHIQGRRYARSGRTLILIGHAGHAEVEGTMGQIDAPIHLISTPAAVAALPIPRDAPIAYVTQTTLSVDDTRAIIDALTARFSDVIGPETSDICYATQNRQSAVRDLARISDLLIVVGAANSSNSNRLREIGAEMGIPSQLVDDGDGVDPDWLQGVATVGITAGASAPDELVDSVVAALERLRPLVVSQLDGLDENIEFTLPSELRHDRRRTSA, encoded by the coding sequence ATGCTGGGGGCTCGGGGGGGCGATAGCGAACCACGCTTGCACATCGTCCTCGCGAAGCCGCGAGGTTTTTGCGCCGGGGTGGTGCGCGCAATCGACATCGTCGAGCGCGCGCTCGAGCGCGAGCAGGGCCCGGTCTATGTCCGCCACGAAATCGTCCACAATCGCCATGTCGTCGACAAGCTGCGACGCAAGGGCGCGGTGTTCGTCGACGATCTTTCCGAAGTACCCGCCGGCGCCCTGACGATCTTCAGCGCGCACGGCGTCCCCCGCGCGGTGGAGCAGGATGCCGTCCGACGCGGCCTGCCGGTAATCGACGCGACCTGCCCGCTGGTGACCAAGGTCCATATCCAGGGCCGCCGCTACGCCAGATCGGGGCGCACGCTGATCCTGATCGGCCATGCCGGCCATGCCGAAGTCGAAGGCACGATGGGTCAGATCGATGCGCCGATCCACTTGATCTCCACCCCCGCCGCGGTTGCGGCGCTGCCGATCCCCCGCGACGCCCCGATCGCCTATGTCACCCAGACCACGCTCAGCGTCGACGATACCCGCGCGATCATCGATGCGCTGACCGCGCGCTTCAGCGACGTGATAGGCCCCGAGACGTCGGACATCTGCTACGCCACGCAAAACCGCCAGAGCGCGGTGCGCGATCTCGCCCGGATCAGCGACCTGCTGATCGTCGTCGGCGCCGCCAACAGCTCGAACTCGAACCGGCTGCGCGAAATCGGCGCGGAAATGGGCATCCCCAGCCAGCTCGTCGACGATGGCGATGGCGTGGATCCGGACTGGCTTCAGGGCGTCGCGACCGTCGGCATCACCGCCGGCGCGTCCGCCCCGGATGAACTGGTGGACAGCGTGGTCGCGGCCCTGGAACGGCTGCGCCCCCTCGTGGTCTCGCAGCTCGACGGGCTCGACGAGAATATCGAATTCACCCTGCCGAGCGAATTGCGGCACGATCGGCGACGAACCTCCGCCTGA
- a CDS encoding DUF2189 domain-containing protein: MPTILDSAAAASDEIPEVRRIGTGDLNWALREGWKDFLAKRGDLIVIGLVYPIICLIAAVVTLNDPLLPLFFPLVAGLSIAGPAAASGFYELARRREEKRDSSWWHFLDPLNGRSRVPLAMLTAGLAALFIGWLVVAYAIYAVTFGAEAPMQVGDLLGRLFTTREGWELIILGNLAGLAFAIVTLVFALVSFPMVVDKPVDAGVAVRTSLAAVRKNPAVVFGWGLRVAALLLLGTIPFAVGLAVVLPWLGYSTWHLYTKLVVR, encoded by the coding sequence ATGCCGACGATTCTGGACTCTGCAGCCGCCGCTTCCGACGAGATACCCGAAGTCCGGCGGATCGGCACCGGCGACCTGAACTGGGCGCTGCGCGAGGGATGGAAGGATTTCCTCGCAAAACGCGGCGACCTCATCGTGATCGGCCTGGTATATCCGATCATCTGCCTCATCGCGGCGGTGGTGACCCTCAACGATCCGCTGCTGCCGCTGTTCTTTCCGCTCGTCGCCGGATTGTCGATCGCCGGGCCCGCCGCGGCCTCGGGCTTCTACGAGCTGGCGCGGCGCCGCGAGGAAAAGCGCGATTCGAGCTGGTGGCATTTCCTCGACCCGCTCAATGGCCGCAGCCGGGTCCCGCTCGCCATGCTGACCGCCGGGCTGGCGGCCTTGTTCATCGGCTGGCTGGTGGTCGCCTATGCAATCTATGCGGTGACGTTCGGCGCCGAAGCGCCGATGCAAGTCGGTGATCTGCTCGGCCGACTGTTCACGACCCGCGAAGGCTGGGAACTGATCATCCTCGGCAATCTCGCCGGGCTGGCCTTCGCGATCGTCACGCTGGTCTTTGCGTTGGTATCCTTCCCGATGGTCGTCGACAAACCGGTCGATGCAGGGGTGGCAGTGCGCACCTCGCTGGCCGCCGTCCGAAAGAATCCGGCTGTGGTGTTCGGCTGGGGGCTGCGCGTCGCGGCCCTGCTGCTGCTCGGTACGATCCCGTTTGCGGTCGGTCTGGCGGTGGTGCTGCCGTGGCTGGGCTATTCCACCTGGCACCTTTACACGAAGCTCGTCGTCCGCTGA
- a CDS encoding TspO/MBR family protein → MWTPILVAAGVAIFLGAFGGLMTPIGPWYHNLRKPTLQPPNWLFGPAWTLILGLAAWSAVTAWNAAANDAERSSVIILFATNAVFHALWSPLFFRMRRPDWALIEVVFLWASLVALVVGLWPISQFASLLIVPYLLWVSFATWLNSAIVRLNRPFA, encoded by the coding sequence ATGTGGACCCCGATCCTCGTCGCCGCGGGCGTGGCGATCTTCCTCGGCGCGTTCGGGGGGCTGATGACGCCGATCGGGCCCTGGTACCACAATCTGCGCAAGCCGACGCTGCAGCCCCCCAATTGGCTGTTCGGCCCGGCCTGGACGCTGATCCTCGGCCTCGCCGCATGGTCGGCGGTGACTGCCTGGAACGCGGCCGCCAATGACGCAGAGCGCAGCAGCGTGATCATCCTGTTCGCCACCAACGCCGTCTTCCACGCGCTGTGGAGCCCGCTCTTCTTCCGCATGCGACGGCCCGATTGGGCGCTGATCGAAGTCGTCTTCCTCTGGGCCTCTCTCGTCGCGCTCGTCGTCGGGCTCTGGCCGATCTCGCAATTCGCGAGCCTGCTGATCGTGCCCTACCTCCTGTGGGTCAGCTTCGCCACATGGCTCAACAGCGCCATCGTCCGCCTGAATCGGCCCTTCGCGTGA
- a CDS encoding ATP-binding protein, which yields MRVSFPFSAIVGQDEMKLALLIAAVDARIGGVMVFGDRGTGKSTAVRALAALLPPIPAAQAGYQDGSPRKGNVAVPFVDLPLGATEDRVVGALDLERALGAGVKAFEPGLLARANGGFLYIDEVNLLEDHIVDLLLDVAASGENVVEREGLSVRHPARFVLVGSGNPEEGELRPQLLDRFGLSVEVRTPQDLQQRIEILKRCDAFEREPDTFAETWRRAERKTLKRIAAGRAALAGVAVPDQVLGFASRLCMAVGADGLRGELTLMRSARALAALDGAGVATTEHIHRVAPLALRHRLRRNVLDETGSTVRIERALEELAA from the coding sequence GTGCGCGTGTCGTTCCCCTTTTCCGCGATCGTCGGCCAGGACGAGATGAAATTGGCGTTGCTGATCGCTGCGGTGGACGCGCGAATCGGTGGGGTGATGGTGTTCGGGGACCGGGGCACCGGCAAGTCGACCGCGGTTCGCGCCCTTGCTGCCCTGCTGCCGCCGATCCCGGCGGCGCAGGCGGGGTATCAGGACGGTTCGCCGCGCAAGGGCAACGTTGCGGTGCCGTTCGTCGACTTGCCGCTCGGCGCCACCGAGGACCGCGTGGTTGGCGCGCTCGATCTGGAACGTGCACTGGGCGCGGGGGTAAAGGCGTTCGAACCGGGGCTGCTGGCGCGCGCGAATGGCGGCTTCCTGTATATCGACGAAGTCAATCTGCTCGAGGATCATATCGTCGATCTGCTGCTCGACGTCGCCGCATCGGGCGAGAATGTCGTCGAGCGCGAGGGGCTGAGCGTGCGGCATCCGGCGCGCTTCGTGCTGGTGGGGAGCGGCAATCCCGAAGAAGGCGAGTTGCGTCCGCAACTTCTGGATCGGTTCGGGCTTTCCGTGGAAGTGCGCACGCCGCAGGATCTTCAGCAGCGGATCGAGATATTGAAGCGCTGCGACGCCTTCGAGCGCGAGCCCGATACCTTCGCCGAGACGTGGCGGCGGGCCGAACGCAAGACCTTGAAGCGGATTGCTGCAGGCCGTGCGGCTTTGGCGGGTGTCGCGGTGCCCGACCAAGTGCTGGGGTTCGCGTCACGGCTATGCATGGCGGTCGGCGCGGACGGCCTGCGCGGCGAGCTTACCCTGATGCGATCGGCGCGGGCGCTGGCGGCGCTCGATGGCGCCGGTGTCGCCACCACCGAGCACATCCATCGTGTCGCACCGCTGGCGCTGCGACACCGCCTTCGTCGCAATGTGCTCGACGAGACCGGATCGACGGTGCGGATCGAACGGGCGCTGGAGGAATTGGCGGCGTGA